The Synechocystis sp. PCC 6714 genome includes the window CATAGTACACAAGGGTCACCCTACCCCCCTTGAGCATGGCATCGGCGGCGGCCAAAACGGAGGGGAAGCCAAGGGTTTGTATAACGCCAACGGCTTGGGGCATGGGAAGTTCCTCTGGGGGACGGATGGAAAATATTGATAAAAACTGAAACAAGCTAAGACAAGACCTCAGCTAGGTTTTCATCCTAGCAAAAACATGGCACGGGCAAATCATTGCCAAAAGCCCCGTTGCTTTTAGCTGGAGACCTTGGTTATTTCCGCAACCCGAGGCAAGATGGGATCTCTGACTGAATATCTTGGACACTGGCGGGCTAATCAACTTCAATGTTTAATCCCTGCCAAAATCCCCGCCATGGGGGGTCGGTCAGTATGTCAAAATACTAGATTGTTGTGCCCCGATCGCCCTTGACTAGTTTCTCCAGTGGGAATTAATCAGGGATGATGCGGCGGCGATTTAAATCGTTATCACAAACTAAGTTTTCCCCCAGAAATCATGGCTGAGACCCTACTGTTTGCCGCCCTACGCCAAGCCCTTGACGAAGAAATGGGACGGGATGTCAACGTCCTTGTGCTGGGAGAAGATGTGGGACATTATGGCGGTTCCTATAAAGTGACCAAAGATTTGTACGAAAAGTATGGTGAAATGCGGGTGCTGGATACTCCCATCGCCGAGAACAGTTTCACCGGCATGGCTGTGGGGGCCGCCATGACAGGGTTGCGCCCAGTGATCGAAGGCATGAATATGGGCTTTCTTCTGCTGGCGTTTAACCAAATCGCCAACAATGCGGGGATGTTGCGCTACACCTCCGGCGGTAATTACCAAATTCCCATGGTTATCCGTGGCCCTGGAGGCGTGGGTCGGCAATTGGGGGCAGAACATTCCCAACGGTTGGAGGCCTATTTCCATGCGGTGCCAGGACTAAAAATTGTGGCTTGCTCCACCCCCTATAACGCCAAGGGTTTGCTCAAAGCGGCCATTCGGGACAATAATCCGGTCCTATTTTTTGAGCACGTCCTACTGTATAACCTCAAAGAAAACTTACCCGACTACGAATACATTGTGCCTTTGGACAAAGCTGAAGTGGTGCGCCCCGGTAAGGATGTAACCATTTTGACCTACTCCCGTATGCGCCACCATTGTTTGCAGGCACTGAAAACTTTGGAAAAAGAGGGTTACGACCCGGAAATTATCGATTTGATTTCCCTCAAGCCCTTTGATATGGAAACCATCAGCGCTTCGGTGAAGAAAACCCATCGGGTCATTATTGTTGAAGAATGTATGAAAACCGGAGGCATCGGAGCCGAGCTAATTGCCCTAATCAATGACCATCTCTTTGATGAGTTGGATGGACCAGTGGTGCGTCTTTCTTCCCAGGATATTCCTACCCCCTACAACGGTATGTTGGAACGGCTGACCATTGTGCAACCGCCCCAAATCGTTGATGCTGTCAAGGCGATCGTCGGCTAATTGACTTCAAAACAGTACCCCTTGCCATAAACAGAATTAATCAGGCGGGGGGTATTGGGCTGTTCGATTTTGCGCCGTAGTAATCGTACCAGGGCCGCTAGCACGTTGCTGCTGGGGGGACTTTCACCGGGCCAAAGGTGGGAATAGATCTCTTCGTGGCTGAGAATTTGTCCGGGAGCTTGTAAAAATAGGGTTAACAGGGCTACTTCCTTTTCCGAAAGAGCAATGCGTTGGCCCTGGCAATAGGCCACCTGATTGGCTATATCCAAACTGATGTTGTTGACGCTGAGCAATGATCCCCGTCCTCCACTACCATTGTCTAGGCCAGTTTCTCCCTGACCTTGTCGTCGCAGTAGGGCCCGCACCCGGGCCAATAATTCCCGGAGTTGAAAGGGTTTAACTAAATAGTCATCTCCACCAGCATCTAACCCCGCCACTCGGTCATCCAGGGTATCTTTGGCAGTGAGAAACAAAACCGGCGTTGAGTGGCCCAGGGTCCTAATCTGGCGACAAATCTCTAACCCCGACACCTGGGGCAACATCCAGTCAAGGATTAATAGATCGTACTGGCCGGCGATCGCCATGGCTAAGCCTGTTTTTCCTTGGTCAGCTATGTCAATGCTATGGCCTTGGTGCCCTAGGGCTTTGCTCAAGGGTTCAGTTAAGGCGTTTTCATCGTCCACTAAAAGGATATTGGCCATGGTGGGATTTTTCTCAACTCTAGCAAGGGTTTAGGTTAGAGCTTTTTGGCCACTCGGGGGATCTGGCTCTAACCAGGCAATATTTTGTTAGTCATGGTCTAAACTCCCATGGAAACAGTATTTTGGGGCAAATGGAAGCACTAAGATGGGTCGGAAGTTTATCTTAGTTGGTTTTCTAATTATTTTAGGAATGTGATTAAAAGCGCCACAGCCCTCTCTCAACTTTGGGGAGCAACTAGGTAAAAGCCCCTCAAATATTGTCTGAGCGAGTGGGCAAATGAAAAATTGTCCAATGGGTTTTAAGGGCAGAGTAGAATCCTGTTCGAACATATTTTGTCAGCAAGTTAGCAGAAAGATAGAAAAGATTAGTGTTGCGTTCACAGTACTAGCAAGATTATTTAGCCTTTTCTAGGAAGGTCTCAACCGTGGGAAGTAGTGCCAAATATCAATGTGTCTAGTACTGGTTATTTATGCTTAATGGACAGCATATAGTTTATTATCCTTCCACCTAGATTAACGTAAGAGATAGAGACAATTTTTTATTGAAATCTTACTGCAAATTTAGAACAAGGGAGCGTTATTGAAACACAACCGAGGCTGACCAATTTGAAATTACTATCAACAACGTTAGATTTGGAACAGCCAACATTTTCCCATGCAATCCATTCAATCACCCCCACTTCGACAACATTTTCCCTGGCGATCACCAAAAAAATTGGCGTTAAAAAAGTCCGGTGGATTGCGCCATAGGGTTACCGTTTGCCGTTGCTACTATCGCATTGTTCTGTACTCCCACGACACCATGGGGTTGGGGCATAAGCGCCGTAACTTATTAATTGCCCAAACGTTGCTGAGGTCTGGATTACCCGTTGAAATTTTGGTGATTACAGGCATTGAAGAAGGGAATGGTGCCTTAACTGCGGCGGGTATTGACTATGTGGGTTTGCCCAGTCTGCGAAAAAATTCCGATGGTTCCTACAGCGGCCGGGATCTGAATCTGCCTTTGGAGAAATTGATTGCTTGGCGATCGCAGTTAATTTTGCAAGCAATCCAACAATTTCAGCCCGATGTGCTGATTGTGGACAATGTGCCCCGGGGAGTGGAACGGGAACTGGATCCCAGTCTAGAATATATGCGACAGCGCCCCGCAATGCTCTGTGTGCTTGGGTTAAGGGATATTTTGGATCAGCCGGGGGCAGTAAAGCGGGATTGGGACCGAGCGGACAATGAAAGGGCCATTCGTCGCTATTACGATGCAGTCTGGGTTTATGGCGACCCGCAAGTTTATGATCTGCGGCAGGAGTATGGTTTTGCCCCAGATATAAAGGCGAAAATGCAGCCCCTTGGTTATTTCCATCAGGGCGATCGCCTCCGGTATTTGGCCCAACCATGGGCAGAAACCCAGAAAAATTGGAATTTACCGCCTCGCTTTGTTTTAGGGGCTGTCGGAGGAGGTCAAGATGGGGAAACCCTGGCGATCGCCTTTGCCCAAATTCCCTTCACTGCTGACTTACCGGGAGTACTACTCACTGGGCCATTTATGCCGGAGTCTGTACGGCAAGAGTTAAAGGTCAATGCCCAACAAAATCCCCACCTCAGCATCCTGACCCACTGTCCCGAACCGACCATGCTGATGGCAGCAGCAGAACGGGTAATCACCATGGGGGGCTATAACACCACCTGCGAAATTCTTTCCTTCCAGAAGCCGGCCTTGATTATTCCCCGCATTAAACCCCGGCAAGAACAATGGCTCCGGGCGACCCGCTTACAACAACTGGGCCTGGTAGATGTGCTCCATCCCAATCAAGTAAATGCCCAAAACCTGGCCGCTTGGCTCCACTGTGCCCCGACAAACCAACACGACAAACCAGTTCTAAATCTCCGGGCTACCCAACAACTTCCCCTGATGTTGGATCATTTGCTCAAAACCCGTGCCCGTTTTATCTCCCAAGCCTGCTAGCCAATTCCGTTGTAAATCTTCCATGGCCATTGCCTACGTTGTTAAACGCTATCCCCGTTATTCGGAAACGTTCATTGTCAATGAAATTCTTGCCCACGAAGCGGCGGGTTTAGACATCAAAATCTTTGCCCTCCGTCCCCCGATGGATAGCCATTTCCAAGATAAAATTGCCCAGGTCAAAGCTCCTGTCACCTACATTCAAAAACCCAACCAAGGGCGATCGCACCCTGATTTATTGGGGCAAAATCCCACCGCCGCCAGTTACCTCTGGGCCGAAATCCAAGCCACCGCTGCTCTAATTCCCGACCTTTGGGGAAAATTAGCCTATGCGACCGGGGAACGCTCTAGTGTTTTATACCAGGCCCTCTGCCTTGCCCAAGCAGTCCGTCACTACGGAATTACCCATCTCCATGCCCACTTTGCCAGCGTCGCCACCAGTGTTACTCGCTTAGCAGCATATTTTGCTGGGGTACCCTACAGTTTTACCGCCCATGCTAAGGATATTTTCCATGAAAGCGTTGATGCGGCAGATTTTGCCCGCAAACTCCAGGATGCCCGCGCTGTGGTGACCGTCAGTGACTATAACTGGGCTTATTTACAGCACCAGTACGGGGGAGCCGCCAGCAGAGTACAGCGTATCTATAACGGCATGGATTTAATGGAATTGCCCTATCAATCCTGCCCAAACAACGGTGAACCGCCGTTAATTTTGTCAGTGTCGCGGTTTGTAGAAAAGAAAGGATTAACTTATTTGATTGCTGCCTGTGGTTTGCTACGCCGTTGGAATTGTTCGTTCCGCTGTCAGATAGTAGGCGCTGGCCCCCTGGAACCCGCATTGCGATCGCAAATTGCCCAGCACCAGTTGGAGCCTTGGGTGGAGATTACTGGCCCTAAACCCCAGGGAGAGGTATTTCGGCTCCTAAAACAGGGAACGGTGTTTGCAGCTCCCTACATTGTTGGTAAGGATGGCAATCGGGACGGTTTACCCACAGTGTTGTTAGAGGCGATCGCCTTGGGTACTCCCTGCGTAGCGACGGATGTGACGGGGATTCCCGAAATTATTCAGCATCAGGAAACGGGGTTGCTGGTGGGTCAAAATGATCCGGAACAGTTAGCCAAAGCTCTGCAAACCCTCTTGAACGACGCGGACCTACGTAACCGCTTCGCCCAGGCAGCCCGCCAACGGTTAGCACAAGCTTTTGACCTACACCGCAATGCCGCCCAGCTCCGTGAATTGTTTCATTTAGGGGAGCAACTATGAAGATTGCCTACGTCTGCGCCGATCCAGGTATTCCAGTCTTTGGCTGCAAAGGTGCCTCGATCCACGTCCAGGAAATGATCCGTGCCTTTCGCCACCAGGGCGCAACGGTGACGCTATTTGCGGCGAGGCTTGGGGGGAAACCGCCCGCAGACTTGGTTGATTTGCCCGTTTATCGCCTGCCCAAGGTACCCAAAGGAGATCTAGCAATGCGCGAGCAAGGGTTATTTCAACAAAATCAGACGTTGCAAGATTTATTAACCCAGGCAGCGCCCTACGATCTTGTTTATGAACGTTATTCTCTCTGGAGTCGGGCAGGGATGAGCTTTGCGCGAAACCGGCAGATTCCTGGGATTTTAGAGGTGAATGCGCCCCTAATTGAAGAGCAGGCCACCCACCGGAGTTTGCTAGACCGGGATTTGGCTTTGCAGGTAGCAAAAACAGCCTTTGGGGAAGCCACAGCTTTGATCGCAGTATCGGAAGGGGTTAAATCCTATCTACAGCAATGGGTGCCGGCCGATCGCCTTTTTGTAATGCCCAATGGAGTGAATTCCGCCCGTTTTTCCAGTACCTCCAAGCCGTGCGGAGCAATGCCTTTTACCGTTGGTTTTGTTGGTTCCCTCAAGCCCTGGCATGGACTGGATTGCCTGATTGAAGCCTTTGGCCAATTGCGACAAACTGTCCCGGAGGCCCGCTTGTTGATGGTCGGTGATGGCCCCCAACGGCAAGAGATTGAACGGGCGATCGCCCAGCGCCGTCTAACAGCCCAGGTGCAATGGACAGGCACAGTGTTACCAGAGCAAGTACCCCACTGGTTAAGCCAGATGAGCGTTGCGGTGGCTCCCTATCCTGCCAGTGAAAATTTTTATTTTTCGCCCCTCAAGGTGGTGGAATACATGGCAGCGGGGTTGCCAGTGATAGCTAGTCGCATCGGTCAACTGAGGGACATTATTGACCATGGGGTGACGGGCATTTTGTCTCCACCGGGGGAAGCGACAGCCCTCGCCCAAGCCCTCGAATATCTTTGGCGATCGCCCCAGCAACGGGAACAGTTAGGTCTGGCTGCCCGTGGTTTCGTACTTAAACACCATACCTGGGATCGCATTGCTGCCGAAATTTTGGTGATCGCCCAAGCCTGATTTTTTACCACTGAAGTTAGTTAGTTGAAGTTAAAAGTTACAAATAGATGAACCGTGCCTCCCCCATGAACCAAGCTGTGCCCGGCCTCTGGGCAGTGATCACCACCTTTTGGCCCGAAATTCGCGCCCAGTGGCGATTATTGCTAGTGGCTATGGTAACTTTGCTGGTGGACGTGGGGTTGCGGCTGCTAGAACCTTGGCCCTTAAAACTACTCATTGATGGGATACTGATTCCCTCTCAAACCCAACCAAACCTTTCTCTCTGGGGCTTTACTAACCTCAATCCCAATTGGCTATTAGTCTTGGTCACCGTCGGGGTGATTATCATTGCCATCAGTCGGGCGATCGCCACCTATTGGAATACCGTTAGTTTGGCGATCGTTGGTAGTCGCGTCATGGCCCAGGTGCGAGATCAACTCTATGGGCATTTGCAACGGCTGTCCCTGCGTTACCACTACCAAGCCCGCAGTGGCGATCTGATTATCCGTGTCAGTAGCGATGCCAACCGTCTCCAGGAAATTTTACTCACGGCGGCGTTGCCCCTGCTGGTCAGTCTTTTAACCTTGGGGGGAATGGTGGGGGTGATGGCCTGGCTAGACCTGAAATTAACCCTTTTGTCCTTGGTTACTTTTCCCCTATTTTGGTTCGCCGCCAATCGTTTAAGTGCCAAAATTCGCCATGCTTCCCTCACCCAACGTCACCGGGAAGGGGCCGTTGCCTCCACCGCCGCTGAATCCCTCGCTGCGATTAAACTTGTCCAAGCCCTCTCCCTAGAACAGGCCTTTGCCGATTTGTTTAGCCGCCAAAATCAACGGAGCCTCCAGGAAAACATCGAAACTAAACGATTGGCGGCCAACCTGGAACGGTCAGTGGACGTGCTGATTGCCCTGGGCACGGCTTTAGTGATGGGTTATGGAGGCCATCTGGTCATTGAAGATGTTCTGACAGCGGGAACAGTTTTAGTATTTTTAACCTATCTACGTAACGCCTACAAACCGGTGCAGAATTTTGCTAAATACACAGGTCGTTTGGCCAAGGCAGCGGCATCGGGGGAACGGATTTTAGATATTTTGGCGGAAACTCCTGATATTCAGGACAAACCAGGGGCTATTCTTGCCCCATTCCTCCAGGGATTTATCGAATTTAAACATGTTTCCTTTGGCTATCACCCTGACCAAGCAATTCTTAAGGGGTTGAATTTAACGGTAAAACCAGGGGAAAAAATCGCCCTCGTTGGCGCTTCCGGCAGTGGTAAATCTACTCTTCTCAGCCTGTTATTGCGTCTCTACGATCCCACCGCAGGGGCAATTCTCATCGATGGTCATGATCTGCGGGATTACCAATTGACGAGCGTTCGGAACCAAATGGCAGTGGTATTGCAGGAGAGTTTACTTTTTGCAGCAACGATTCGAGAAAATATCGCCTATGGCATCGAGGGGGCAACGATGGCAGAGATTGAAACGGCCGCAAGTTTGGCTAATGCCCATGAATTTATTCTGCAACTGCCCCAGGGCTACAACACGGTGGTAGGAGAACGGGGCACTACTCTTTCCGGAGGGCAACGGCAACGGTTGGCGATCGCCAGGGCGGCCATGAGGCAAACCCCCATTTTGATCCTGGATGAACCCACCAGCGGTCTGGATAAAGTCAATGAACAGTTGGTTTTTGAAGCCTTAGAACGGTTAGCGGAAAATCGCACCAGCTTTCTGGTAACCCATAATCTCCAGTTGGCGATCGCCGCTGACCAAATCTTTTACCTTGACCAGGGACAAATCCGGGAGCAGGGTACCCATGGGGAATTACTGGCCCACCAAGGGGCCTATGCTGACCTCTTCCAGCGGCAAACCTTCGCAATTGTCACCGAATCCCTGCGGCGTTAACCATGGCTGAAATTTCCCCTGACCCAAAAATGCCCTGGCTACCGTTGGCCCTCGATTGTCAGTTATCTCAACAACACCTGACTAGCATTTTTCCTGGCTTAGAAAAGGTCAAGAAAACCAAGCTTCTACGCCATAAACTTGGGCGACGGGCATTGATTGCCTATCATTTGGAAGCCGATGGGGGGGAACGGATTATTCTCGGCAAAATTCGCGCCAAAGGCACAGATTACAGAAGCTATGGCTGTCAACGGGCGCTCTGGGAGAATGGCTTCCATGGCCATAGTGAAGATAGCCTATCCGTACCGGAACCTTTAGGGCTAGTTAAACCCTGGCAGATGTGGCTCCAACGGTGGGTTCCTGGTCAACTCTCAACAAATTTATTGCTAACTGAGCCCGGCTTACCGGAAAAAGTTGCTGCCCTGGCCCACAAAATCCATAGCTATTCTGTCCCCACTACCAAAATCCACACCATTGCCGCTGAATTACAGATCCTTGGCGATCGCCTCCGGGAGTTCGTCCACCAGCAACCCCAGTGGCAAAAACAAATTCAACATTTCATCGCCCAGAGTGAACGGCTAGGAAAGCTTTTAGAACAGTATTCCCATCCCCTCACGACCATTCACCGAGACTTTTACCCCGACCAAATTTTGGTAGATGGCGATCGCCTTTGGTTAGTGGACCTCGACCTCTATTGCCAAGGGGATTCCGCCCTTGATTTGGGAAACTTTATCGCCCACATGACCGAGTATAGCCTCCGTATCTGGGGTAATCCCGATGCCATGGTTAGTCAAGAACAAACATTAAAAACTGCTTTTCTGGCCAAACAACCCCAAAATAACCCTTATTTGAGCCAAGCTATTGATATTTACATAGTCCTTACCCTAATGCGTCACATTGCCATTAGTTGGCGTATTCCCGCTCGTCGTCCCAATATCCCTGCCCTAATCGAACTCTGTGGCGATCGCCTTTGACAATGATTATTCATATTCATTTTCTTCCATCGTTTCTCCCTGAGGCATACAACTCGGCAAGGCGGGAATCAGCGCAGTAAATCCTCCTTCTTCTTCTGGGATGATATAGATGGGATATTTCAAGTCTAGATAATATTCCAAAGATTGCGTTTCAAACGCTTGCTTAGTTGTCATACTTCCAATTCTACAAATTTAACAGGCTAATAAGTTATTCAAAATAAGTTTGTTTTGCGGTTTTATCTATTTTTTGGGGAAATGATCGCCGTTATATTTTACTCTTCTTCCATCAGTCTAGGCAGAAGAATAGCAGAATATATCCCATAAACTTACTAAAGTTTTTAACCTGTCTAGTCTATCAACCTTTGTAAAAAGCTTTGCTAATTTCTCCAAAAGATGAGTATAGCTAGTTAAAATAAATATAGGACACTATGCTACACAGTAGTTACGAATAATTTCATCTATGCTTACACCTGGAGATACGTATGTTCTTGCTCTTTTCAATGCACTAAAATCATGCTCTATGTCATTAGGATCTGGCGAGTAGGTAGGTATAGTCATTTCAAATAATTTCGAGACTGCTTAAGTCTTTATTGACAAGCTTTTCGGTGAATTTGACTGCCTCAGTCTTACTGGAAACGACTATACTAGTTCTCCTAAGGTGTCCTTTAAGTAATTTGTTTACGGAAAAAAGTTTGTAGGGTTTCTCCCACTTCTTGGGGAAAATGTTCCTGGGGATAGTGTTTTGCCTCCGGTAATTTGACCAATTCCAGATGGTTGGCTCCCTGGACTAAATGCTCAATGGGTTCCACCGATAACCATTTATCCGCTATTCCCCAAATAAAGCAGGTCGGTTTTCGCCATTCCTTTTGCAGGCGATCGCCAATTTTTGTCAGAGCATTAGTGGTGGGTAAATTCTTAGTGGCAGCCATTAAAGCCCGACCGGCAGCGGAAGTTTTTAGCCACGGTTTACGGTAAATGTTGAGTTTTTCGTCACTGATCACAAAACCACTACCCCCTTCCAACGTACGGTCGATAATTAGTGGATCTTGGGTGACCATATCCCCCACCAAAGGAATTGTCCATTGGCGCATGGGCCAGGGTAAGGACACCGGAGGAACAACGGGGGTATTTAGGATAGCAAGTCGTTCAATCTGGTCTGGGTGATTGAGGGCATATTCAATGCCAGCTGTGGCCAAAAATCCCTGCACCACTAAGGATATTTTTTTCAATTGTAAAGACTGTAAAAATTCCCCCAAAGCCTGTTCATAGGCCACTGAAGTATAAGCAAAATCCCGTTTGTCCAAGATATCCGAAAAGCCAAACCCTAACCAATCCGGGGCGATCGCCGTTAACCCCTTTTCCGCCAACAGGGGCATTACTCCTGTCCAACACAAACTTTGACTTGGTAAACCATGGAGCAGCGCAACGGGGGGATTATTGGTGGGCTGGGACGGCTGAATCTGGCGGTAAAACCAGTGAAACTGTCCCACCTCAAGGGTCTGTTCGGAAATTTTCACGGAGGTTTGCTATCCTATGGAATCAATTCTGGGCCATTAATTGTCCCATTTCCTGTGCCCATCCCCCATCGCCAGGCTAACCATAATCCTGTCCTGGCCAACGGTTAACTTTTCGGCAGGAGACATTGCCAATGAATGCGGCAGAACAAGCCATTGGACTCGCTACCACTAGTAAAATCGCCGCTGTGGTGAACCTCTTTAAAGCCCAATTTCCCGATGCAAGGGCCGACCTCGCACCTTGGCAAGGCGATCGCCAGACCCAAGCCCAGGTGGACCCCCACTCCATCGACATTGGTTTCCATTTACCCGGTTGGAGTCCCCGTTACCAGAGCCGCAGTATCCTGGTGCAAATTCGCTTCCATCCAGATCCCATGGAAAAATCCCCGAAAATTATTGGCATTGAAACCGTCGGCATCAATCACCAAGGGCAGGCCTGGCGACTATCCACAGTGGACAACTGGCAGGTGGTGGGTAAATATCTCCCCGCCCAGGACATCGGGGAAAAACTGCGCCAATTCACCCGCCAAGCCTTCGAGCTTTTTCAGCCTCCAGACCGCTCCGGTTCCCCTTCCTAGCGCATGGATTGCACTCCGCTCCAACTGCGGCTGACCCGTTTCCCGTAGGCAATGACTGTGGGGGCTTTTGCTGGTTGGACTTTGCCATCTAGGGCCACGCTGACCAAAGAATTTTCGTCCTCCTCTTGGTCAAAATGGCTCACCTGAAAAAGTACCTGACCGGGATCGCTCTCATGCCAACCCAATAGGGTCGCGCTGGATTCCGTGTTGTTCTGGGGCATGGCACTGAGGGTACGGATGGAACCTTTTTGCCAAACAACGCCATAATCGCTGATATCGGAAGAATTAAACGCCCCTTCCATTTGCCGGGCCAATAGGCGATCGCCGTCCTCAGACCAGGAAGCTGGCAAAAGAATAGAAATTACCCCGGCCATTTCTGGACTATCTTCCCCCACCCTTTGCAGATAGCTGGCAATGGGGGAGTTGGCCCGCACTACCTGCAGCTTGCCCGTAGCTAAATTTTCAATAAACATTACCCCCAACACCTTGGATTCATAGGAATTAGGCTCCGCCCGCACTTCAATGCGACTATAGGCGGCATATTGACCAGAGGGAGACACTAAAGCTGGACTGCGGTAGTAGCGCAACCCTGACTGTTGTTGTTCTGCATAATCCTGCTGGGTGCGGACAATCCATTCCCAGGGCACCGGGTAGGGACTATCAAGGGGATCCGTTTCCCGTACATCGGTGACATTGAGTAGAAAATGATCGTCGGGAACCCCCATCGGGGTAAAACTAAAGGGCCTCAAAACACCGTTCAACAATAGGGGCTCGGGCTGATTAACAGGAAGATTAGCGGCGATCGGCAAATTAGCGAGGGCTGGGGTAGCGGTGGCGGCAATCATCAGCATGGCAGCGAAGGGGAGACGGGAACGCAGAGCACGGCAAATAGGGGCAATCATGGGGGACTCCACTCTGGGGAAACTATTACCACAACCAACTTCAAACCCTAGGTCGGTGAAGAGTTAGTATTGGGGGCAAGTATAGTTTTTTAGTCTGAGATTATTGCCAGAGGTTCCACAATTGTTAGAAGACTTCACAATTACTCCCACATTAGCCACCGCCGCTGGTTTAGTTTCGTATTTATACTCATATAGCTGCCCCCAAAAGAGACAAAAAAAAGGGACTAGCAACAAGTCCCAGCGAAACAATTATTGAACTTTTCTGTTTGAGTTTTGCGACAGAAAAATATTTAACTATCCATGCCGGGAATGTACTAATCCTTCAACCCTCTGACTTTGATCCCTAGCGACGGGGTACAGAAGCTTGGATGTTGATATTTTGGGCAGAAACTTTGGGAATAGTATTGGCGGCAGGGTTGATACTGCGGGCCATGGCCAGGAAATTCATCGGATTGCCAGCGGTAAGCTTTTTCTCCTGGGGAATAAAACGACGCACTTCGTTTTGCCAAACAATTTGGGGGAAGCCCAATTGACGACGGTGGTAAGCATCGTACCGGGGAGATTTAATGTTAAAGGGCAATTCACCCGCTTCCCGACCGGGAAGATTGCGACGACGTTGGTAAGGTACCGTGTCATAGCCAAAGTTACTGAGATACTCATCGCTGTTGAGTAGGTCGTCGATCAGCCCTTGATAGCCTTTGGTGGCTACGACAATGGACCAAGCGATTTTTTCCCGTTCGCTGTAAACGTCCCGTCCTAAAATCTTCTGTACACAATGCTCAACGAAGCGGTAGTTACTATTTTTTTCGTAGAAGCTATTGCGGAAGGTGT containing:
- a CDS encoding alpha/beta fold hydrolase; its protein translation is MKISEQTLEVGQFHWFYRQIQPSQPTNNPPVALLHGLPSQSLCWTGVMPLLAEKGLTAIAPDWLGFGFSDILDKRDFAYTSVAYEQALGEFLQSLQLKKISLVVQGFLATAGIEYALNHPDQIERLAILNTPVVPPVSLPWPMRQWTIPLVGDMVTQDPLIIDRTLEGGSGFVISDEKLNIYRKPWLKTSAAGRALMAATKNLPTTNALTKIGDRLQKEWRKPTCFIWGIADKWLSVEPIEHLVQGANHLELVKLPEAKHYPQEHFPQEVGETLQTFFRKQIT
- a CDS encoding phycobilisome rod-core linker polypeptide, translating into MALPLLNYAPKSQNVRVEGYEVGSEEKPVVFTTENILSSTDMDNLIEAAYRQIFFHAFKWDREKILESQLRNGQITVRDFVRGLLLSNTFRNSFYEKNSNYRFVEHCVQKILGRDVYSEREKIAWSIVVATKGYQGLIDDLLNSDEYLSNFGYDTVPYQRRRNLPGREAGELPFNIKSPRYDAYHRRQLGFPQIVWQNEVRRFIPQEKKLTAGNPMNFLAMARSINPAANTIPKVSAQNINIQASVPRR
- a CDS encoding phosphotransferase family protein; protein product: MAEISPDPKMPWLPLALDCQLSQQHLTSIFPGLEKVKKTKLLRHKLGRRALIAYHLEADGGERIILGKIRAKGTDYRSYGCQRALWENGFHGHSEDSLSVPEPLGLVKPWQMWLQRWVPGQLSTNLLLTEPGLPEKVAALAHKIHSYSVPTTKIHTIAAELQILGDRLREFVHQQPQWQKQIQHFIAQSERLGKLLEQYSHPLTTIHRDFYPDQILVDGDRLWLVDLDLYCQGDSALDLGNFIAHMTEYSLRIWGNPDAMVSQEQTLKTAFLAKQPQNNPYLSQAIDIYIVLTLMRHIAISWRIPARRPNIPALIELCGDRL
- a CDS encoding type II toxin-antitoxin system HicB family antitoxin, whose protein sequence is MTTKQAFETQSLEYYLDLKYPIYIIPEEEGGFTALIPALPSCMPQGETMEENEYE